A window of the Alnus glutinosa chromosome 4, dhAlnGlut1.1, whole genome shotgun sequence genome harbors these coding sequences:
- the LOC133867144 gene encoding piriformospora indica-insensitive protein 2-like, translating to MMKSFITINNAISPVFIFCLVAWCLGEADVHVAPMEKTEKEALYSAVQGFVGNWWNGSGLFPDPCGWTPIQDVSCDLFDGLWYVTALNIGPVHDNSLGCAKNPEFRPQLFELKHLKTLSFLNCFVSPRRHPIAIPSNGWEKLAGSLESLEFRSNPGLIGQIPTSFGAHLVKLQSLVLLENGLTGELPINIGNLINLKRLVLTGNWFTGRIPDSFGGLTQLLIFDLSRNTLSGPLPFTLGGLTSLLKLDLSNNQLEGMLPSEICRLENLTLLDLRNNKFSGGLTQSLQGVCSLEELVLSNNPIGGDLMNLEWSNLHKLVILDLSNVGLTGEIPESISKLKRLRFLGLGDNNLTSKLSPKLATLPCISALYLNGNNLTGELKFSAEFYGKMGRRFGAWNNPNLCYPVGLMSASHVPYGVKPC from the exons ATGATGAAGAGCTTCATTACCATCAACAATGCCATTTCTCCTGTCTTCATcttctgtttggttgcttggTGCTTGGGAGAAGCAGACGTTCATGTAGCTCCAATGGAGAAAACAGAGAAGGAAGCTCTGTACTCTGCTGTACAGGGGTTTGTGGGTAATTGGTGGAATGGCTCAGGTCTATTCCCAGATCCCTGTGGGTGGACTCCTATACAG GATGTCTCTTGTGATCTGTTTGACGGGCTTTGGTATGTGACTGCCTTGAATATTGGACCTGTTCATGACAATTCTCTTGGTTGTGCCAAAAATCCGGAATTTAGACCACAACTATTTGAGCTTAAGCACCTCAAAACTCTCTCATTCTTGAATTGCTTCGTCTCACCCCGCAGACATCCCATTGCCATTCCCTCCAATGGCTGGGAGAAACTTGCTGGCAGCTTGGAGTCATTAGAGTTCCGATCGAATCCTGGCCTCATTGGACAAATTCCTACCAGCTTTGGTGCCCACCTCGTGAAGCTCCAATCTTTAGTGCTATTAGAAAATGGATTAACAGGGGAATTACCAATAAATATTGGCAACTTGATCAACTTAAAGCGTCTAGTTCTTACTGGGAACTGGTTTACTGGTCGCATTCCTGATAGTTTTGGCGGGTTGACTCAGCTGCTAATATTTGATTTAAGTAGGAATACACTATCTGGGCCTTTGCCATTCACTCTTGGAGGGTTAACATCACTTTTGAAGCTCGACTTGAGCAACAATCAATTGGAAGGGATGCTACCAAGTGAGATTTGTAGGTTGGAGAATCTGACCCTTTTGGACCTTAGAAACAACAAATTTTCTGGTGGGTTGACCCAGTCACTTCAGGGGGTGTGTTCCTTGGAAGAGCTGGTCTTGTCCAACAACCCCATAGGTGGAGACCTCATGAACTTAGAGTGGTCAAACCTACACAAGTTGGTCATTTTGGATCTCTCTAACGTTGGCTTGACAGGGGAGATTCCCGAGTCCATATCAAAATTAAAGAGATTGAGATTTCTGGGTCTTGGTGACAACAACCTCACAAGCAAGCTGTCTCCAAAGCTAGCTACTCTGCCTTGCATTAGTGCACTCTACCTAAATGGTAACAATCTGACAGGAGAGCTTAAATTCTCTGCAGAGTTTTATGGGAAAATGGGGAGGAGGTTTGGAGCCTGGAACAACCCAAATCTTTGTTACCCGGTTGGGTTAATGTCAGCTAGCCATGTTCCGTATGGAGTGAAACCATGCTAG
- the LOC133866539 gene encoding sucrose synthase-like, producing the protein MAERVLTRVHSLRERLDETLAANRNEIVALLSRIIGKGKGILQHHQLIAEVEAIPEATRRKLLDGAFGEVLRSAQEAIVLPPLVALAVRPRPGVWEYIRVNVHALVVEELRVPEYLHFKEELVDGSTNGNFVLELDFEPFTASFPRPTLSKSIGNGVEFLNRHLSAKLFHDKESMHPLLEFLRVHCYKGKNMMLNDRIQNVNALQYVLRKAEEYLTTIAPETPYTKFEHKFQDIGLVRGWGDTAERVLEMIQLLLDLLEAPDPCTLEKFLGKIPMVFNVVIMSPHGYFAQDNVLGYPDTGGQVVYILDQVRALESEMLLRIKQQGLDITPRILIVTRLLPDAVGTTCGQRLERVFGTEHADILRVPFRTEKGIVRQWISRFEVWPYLETYTEDVGVELIKELQGKPDLIIGNYSDGNIVASLLAHKFGVTQCTIAHALEKTKYPESDIYWKKLDEKYHFSSQFTADLIAMNHTDFIITSTFQEIAGSKDTVGQYESHTAFTLPGLYRVVHGIDVFDPKFNIVSPGADMSIYFPYTEKEKRLTSFHPEIEELLYSPVENEEHLCVLKDRNKPIIFTMARLDRVKNITGLVEWYGKNTRLRELVNLVVVAGDRRKESKDNEEKAEMTKMHGLIETYKLNGQFRWISSQMNRVRNGELYRYIADTKGAFVQPAIYEAFGLTVVEAMTCGLPTFATCNGGPAEIIVHGKSGFHIDPYHGDQAAELLVDFFEKAKADPSHWDKISQGGLQRILEKYTWKIYSERLLTLTGVYGFWKHVSNLDRLESRRYIEMFYALKYRKLAESVPLAVE; encoded by the exons ATGGCGGAACGTGTTCTGACCCGCGTCCACAGCCTCCGTGAGCGTTTGGATGAGACCCTGGCTGCTAACCGCAACGAAATTGTGGCACTACTGTCAAG GATCATAGGCAAGGGAAAAGGTATTCTGCAGCACCATCAGCTTATTGCTGAGGTCGAAGCAATTCCTGAGGCCACCAGAAGGAAACTTCTTGACGGGGCCTTTGGTGAAGTTCTGAGATCGGCTCAG GAAGCAATTGTTCTGCCTCCGTTGGTTGCCTTGGCGGTTCGTCCAAGGCCTGGTGTTTGGGAATACATCAGAGTGAATGTCCACGCTCTTGTGGTGGAGGAGCTGCGTGTACCCGAGTACTTGCACTTCAAAGAGGAACTCGTGGACGGAAG CACCAACGGCAACTTTGTGCTTGAGTTGGATTTTGAACCCTTCACTGCATCTTTTCCCCGCCCAACTCTTTCAAAGTCCATTGGGAATGGCGTGGAGTTCCTTAATCGCCACCTTTCTGCAAAGCTCTTCCATGACAAGGAGAGCATGCACCCGTTGCTTGAATTTCTCAGAGTTCACTGCTACAAGGGGAAG AATATGATGCTCAACGACAGGATTCAAAACGTAAATGCTCTCCAATATGTTCTTAGGAAGGCAGAGGAGTACCTGACTACAATTGCCCCTGAAACACCATATACTAAGTTTGAGCACAAGTTCCAGGATATTGGTTTGGTGAGAGGTTGGGGTGACACTGCTGAGCGTGTACTAGAAATGATTCAACTTCTTTTGGATCTTCTTGAGGCTCCTGATCCGTGCACCCTCGAGAAATTTCTTGGGAAAATCCCTATGGTCTTTAACGTTGTAATTATGTCTCCCCATGGGTATTTTGCACAGGATAATGTCTTGGGATATCCTGATACTGGTGGTCAG GTTGTCTATATCTTGGATCAAGTTCGGGCCTTGGAGAGTGAGATGCTTCTTCGTATCAAGCAACAAGGCTTGGATATTACTCCTCGTATCCTCATT GTCACACGACTCCTCCCTGATGCAGTAGGAACCACATGTGGTCAGCGTCTTGAGAGAGTATTTGGGACAGAACATGCAGATATTCTTCGTGTTCCCTTTAGAACAGAGAAGGGCATTGTCCGTCAATGGATCTCAAGATTCGAAGTTTGGCCATATCTTGAGACCTATACCGAG GATGTTGGGGTTGAACTTATTAAAGAGTTACAAGGGAAGCCAGATTTGATAATTGGAAATTACAGTGATGGGAACATTGTTGCCTCATTGTTAGCACATAAATTTGGGGTTACCCAG TGCACCATAGCCCATGCCCTCGAGAAGACAAAGTATCCTGAATCTGATATTTACTGGAAAAAATTGGATGAGAAGTATCACTTCTCTTCCCAGTTTACTGCTGATCTTATAGCCATGAATCATACTGATTTCATTATCACCAGTACTTTCCAAGAAATTGCTGGAAG CAAAGACACTGTTGGTCAGTACGAGAGTCACACTGCTTTCACCCTCCCCGGACTCTATCGTGTTGTGCATGGAATTGATGTCTTTGATCCCAAGTTCAACATTGTTTCACCTGGAGCGGATATGAGCATTTATTTCCCTTACACTGAGAAGGAAAAGAGGTTGACATCCTTCCACCCTGAAATAGAAGAGCTCCTTTACTCCCCTGTGGAGAATGAAGAACATTT GTGTGTCTTGAAAGACCGAAACAAGCCCATCATATTCACAATGGCGAGACTGGATCGCGTGAAGAACATCACAGGTCTTGTTGAGTGGTATGGTAAGAATACTCGTCTTCGTGAGTTGGTTAAccttgttgttgttgctggggATCGGAGAAAGGAGTCTAAGGACAATGAGGAGAAAGCTGAGATGACGAAAATGCATGGTCTTATTGAAACCTACAAGTTGAATGGCCAGTTTAGATGGATTTCATCGCAGATGAACCGAGTGAGGAACGGTGAACTCTATCGATACATTGCTGACACAAAGGGAGCCTTTGTGCAGCCTGCTATATATGAAGCTTTTGGCTTGACAGTTGTTGAGGCCATGACTTGTGGATTGCCAACATTTGCTACTTGTAATGGTGGCCCAGCTGAGATTATTGTACATGGTAAATCTGGCTTCCATATTGATCCCTACCACGGTGATCAAGCTGCCGAGCTCCttgttgatttctttgagaAGGCTAAGGCAGACCCTTCTCACTGGGACAAAATCTCTCAGGGAGGTTTGCAGCGGATCCTTGAGAA GTACACATGGAAGATTTATTCTGAGAGGTTGTTGACCCTGACTGGGGTTTACGGCTTTTGGAAGCATGTGTCTAACCTTGATCGCCTCGAGAGCCGCCGTTATATTGAGATGTTCTATGCTCTCAAGTACCGTAAGCTG GCCGAGTCTGTTCCTCTTGCTGTCGagtaa
- the LOC133865667 gene encoding nuclear matrix constituent protein 1-like isoform X1, protein MFTTTTPQRKAWPVSPAQRNSATNPLSAAAKGKAVAFADGSAPPPPLRSLSGDGAAGLGTESMEDWKRLREAGLLDEAAMERKDRQALLEKISKLQSELYDYQYNMGLLLIENKEWTSKYEELRQAQAETEEILKREQSAHLIALSEVEKRGENLRKALSAEKQCVRDLEKALREIQEERDQVKLASETKLTNADALVVGTEEKSLEVEEKLHAAEAKLAEVNRKRSELEMRLQKVEAHESVLQRERLSLTTEQEAHKEIFYKQREDLREWERKLQEGEERLCKSRRIFNEREERTNQVDATLKQKERDLEEAQKKIDLSNSTLKEKEDNIKKRLEDLVLEEKKADSLRSFLETKEKELLVLEGKLNARERVEIQKLLDEQRAILDAKMQEFELELEEKRKSLNEEFSSKLDDVEQRKVKINHEKEKLKKQEQVLDKRQERLNEKEKDIETKTKTCKEIEKAVKADEKRLEAEKQQIIADQERLQILRDEIEKVRNENTQQKQQIHEESEKLRITKNERSEHLHMQSQLKQEIENYRVQKELLLKEGEDLKQERDKFEKEWEVLDDKRADVSRELRQIVEEREKLEKLQHSEEERLKKEKHAMHENIKRELEALQQEKESFASLMKHEQLALSEKAENEHSQMLQEFELQRRDLETDLQKRREQMEKHLQEMETAFEEEREKVHNNINHLNEVAERQWEEVKSEKHRIQKEREELKLNQKQLEVNQLEMRKDIDELGSLSRKLKQQRGQFIEERRRFLAFVETLKSCKSCGEITREFVFSDLQVPEMEDRELPRLDDEFLKSSQGNVVASDLGLSDSGARMSWLRKCTSKILNLSPGKKIEHVTAPVLTEALPPSTILVNVEQYKKVPSMLVNKGAKGHGILENEPQSSFGMATETFDVHQLQSDSIIREVDNTCAPSIDDHSYMDSKVQEVPEDSLQSELKSGRRKPGRKGKSGVYRTRSVKAVVEEAKVFLRETPGKTELNANVQPKDIDPVNEESRGDSSHTQNVASRNARKRQHEQTSRITESEQGAGNSEEHSESVTTGGRRKRRQTAVPVVQTSGEKRYNLRRHKIAGKVTEAHTSADTTITREKEAGGGGAVEVAPIPEAVSAPSVGVACNDGQITQLVQVTAVKSVEISEDRIVRFKTPSGIVNADADVAKSIEKSHLSEEVNGTPEYGNEDENGSTIHESEDDYDDELEHPGEVSVGKKIWTFFTT, encoded by the exons CTTTATGACTACCAGTACAACATGGGGCTTCTCTTGATTGAGAATAAAGAGTGGACATCGAAGTACGAAGAATTGAGGCAGGCACAAGCAGAAACTGAGGAGATCCTCAAACGTGAACAGTCTGCACACTTGATTGCATTATCTGAAGTTGAGAAGCGAGGGGAGAATTTGAGAAAAGCATTGAGTGCTGAGAAGCAGTGTGTGAGAGAT CTTGAAAAGGCTCTGCGTGAAATTCAAGAGGAGCGTGACCAAGTTAAGCTTGCATCTGAGACAAAGTTGACTAATGCAGATGCTTTGGTTGTTGGAACTGAAGAGAAATCTTTGGAGGTCGAGGAAAAATTGCATGCTGCTGAAGCCAAGCTTGCTGAGGTAAACCGAAAGAGGTCAGAATTGGAGATGAGATTGCAAAAGGTGGAGGCTCATGAAAGTGTTCTCCAGAGGGAGCGTCTATCCTTAACAACTGA GCAAGAAGCACATaaggaaattttttataaacaaagAGAAGACTTGCGAGAGTGGGAGAGGAAACTACAGGAAGGGGAGGAGAGGCTATGCAAGAGCAGAAGAATCTTTAATGAAAGAGAGGAGAGGACTAATCAAGTAGATGCAACTCTTAAGCAGAAAGAGAGGGACCTCGAAGAGGCTCAAAAGAAGATCGATTTATCTAACTCAACATTGAAAGAGAAGGAAGATAATATCAAGAAAAGACTGGAGGACTTGGTTTTAGAAGAGAAA AAAGCCGACTCTCTGAGAAGCTTCCTTGAGACGAAGGAGAAGGAATTACTTGTGTTGGAAGGAAAGCTTAATGCTAGAGAAAGA GTGGAGATTCAGAAGCTTCTTGACGAGCAAAGGGCTATTCTGGATGCAAAAATGCAGGAGTTTGAGCTGGAgctagaagaaaaaaggaaatccCTTAATGAGGAATTTAGTAGCAAGTTAGATGATGTGGAGCAGAGGAAGGTTAAGATCAACCATGagaaagaaaagttgaaaaaacaAGAGCAGGTGTTGGATAAGAGACAAGAGAGATTGAATGAGAAAGAGAAGGACATTGAGACTAAGACGAAAACTTGTAAAGAGATAGAAAAGGCTGTGAAAGCTGATGAGAAAAGGCTGGAGGCAGAAAAGCAACAAATAATTGCTGATCAAGAGAGACTGCAAATTCTCAGAGATGAGATTGAGAAGGTAAGGAATGAGAATACTCAGCAGAAGCAGCAAATTCATGAAGAGAGTGAGAAACTGAGGATaactaagaacgagaggtcagAACATCTCCATATGCAGTCACAATTGAAACAGGAGATAGAGAATTACAGAGTTCAAAAGGAGCTGCTTTTGAAGGAAGGTGAAGATTTAAAACAAGAACGAGACAAGTTTGAGAAAGAGTGGGAAGTGTTGGATGATAAAAGAGCTGATGTTAGTAGGGAGCTAAGGCAAATtgttgaagagagagaaaaattggAGAAATTGCAGCACTCTGAAGAAGAAAGGttgaaaaaagagaaacatgcaatgcatgaaaaTATAAAGAGGGAGTTGGAAGCTCTTCAACAGGAGAAAGAATCGTTTGCTTCCTTAATGAAGCATGAACAACTAGCTTTGTCTGAGAAAGCTGAGAATGAGCATAGTCAAATGCTTCAAGAGTTTGAATTGCAGAGAAGGGATCTTGAGACTGATTTGCAGAAAAGACGTGAACAAATGGAGAAGCACCTGCAGGAAATGGAAACAGCTTTtgaggaggagagagagaaagtgcataataatattaatcaTTTGAATGAAGTTGCTGAGAGGCAATGGGAAGAAGTGAAGTCTGAAAAGCATAGAATACAGAAGGAAAGAGAGGAACTTAAATTGAACCAGAAGCAGCTGGAAGTAAACCAACTTGAAATGCGTAAAGATATTGATGAGCTTGGCAGTCTTAGCAGGAAGCTCAAGCAGCAGCGGGGACAGTTTATTGAGGAAAGAAGACGCTTCCTTGCGTTTGTTGAGACGCTGAAGAGTTGCAAAAGTTGTGGGGAAATCACAAGGGAGTTTGTTTTCTCTGATCTCCAAGTACCTGAAATGGAAGATAGGGAGCTGCCGAGGCTGGATGATGAATTTTTGAAGAGCTCTCAAGGCAACGTAGTTGCTTCTGATTTGGGACTTTCAGACTCTGGTGCTCGCATGTCATGGCTACGAAAATGCACCTCAAAGATTTTAAACTTATCGCCAGGTAAAAAAATTGAGCATGTTACTGCTCCAGTTTTGACAGAGGCGTTGCCACCATCGACCATATTGGTCAATGTAGAACAATATAAAAAGGTGCCTAGTATGCTTGTCAACAAAGGAGCCAAAGGGCATGGTATTTTAGAGAATGAACCACAATCATCTTTTGGGATGGCCACTGAGACTTTTGATGTCCACCAGCTCCAATCTGATAGCATCATCAGAGAGGTGGATAATACGTGTGCTCCATCCATTGATGATCATAGCTACATGGACAGTAAGGTACAAGAAGTTCCAGAAGATTCCCTGCAATCAGAACTGAAGAGTGGTCGGCGCAAGCCTGGGAGGAAGGGCAAGTCAGGAGTGTATAGAACACGCTCTGTGAAGGCGGTTGTTGAAGAGGCAAAAGTTTTTCTCAGGGAAACCCCAGGAAAAACAGAACTGAATGCTAATGTCCAGCCTAAAGATATTGACCCTGTCAATGAGGAAAGCAGGGGTGATTCCAGTCATACTCAGAACGTAGCTAGTAGGAATGCAAGGAAAAGGCAACATGAACAAACCTCAAGGATAACAGAGAGTGAGCAGGGCGCGGGCAATAGTGAAGAGCATTCTGAAAGTGTCACAACTGGTGGACGCAGAAAGAGGCGGCAAACAGCTGTTCCAGTTGTGCAAACTTCAGGAGAGAAGCGATACAATCTCAGGCGACATAAGAT TGCAGGGAAGGTCACCGAAGCACACACCTCAGCTGACACTACAATAACTAGGGAGAAAGAagctggtggtggtggtgcaGTGGAAGTAGCACCAATCCCTGAAGCTGTTTCTGCACCATCAGTGGGAGTTGCTTGCAACGATGGCCAAATTACCCAATTGGTGCAAGTTACAGCAGTAAAAAGCGTGGAGATCTCTGAGGATAGAATTGTTAGG TTTAAAACACCATCAGGCATTGTTAATGCCGATGCCGACGTGGCAAAGTCAATTGAAAAATCCCATTTGAGTGAGGAAGTAAATGGTACACCAGAATATGGCAATGAAGACGAGAATGGGAGCACAATCCATGAATCTGAAGATGACTATGATGATGAGTTGGAGCATCCTGGTGAAGTGTCAGTAGGAAAGAAGATATGGACTTTCTTCACAACGTGA
- the LOC133865667 gene encoding nuclear matrix constituent protein 1-like isoform X2, with the protein MFTTTTPQRKAWPVSPAQRNSATNPLSAAAKGKAVAFADGSAPPPPLRSLSGDGAAGLGTESMEDWKRLREAGLLDEAAMERKDRQALLEKISKLQSELYDYQYNMGLLLIENKEWTSKYEELRQAQAETEEILKREQSAHLIALSEVEKRGENLRKALSAEKQCVRDLEKALREIQEERDQVKLASETKLTNADALVVGTEEKSLEVEEKLHAAEAKLAEVNRKRSELEMRLQKVEAHESVLQRERLSLTTEQEAHKEIFYKQREDLREWERKLQEGEERLCKSRRIFNEREERTNQVDATLKQKERDLEEAQKKIDLSNSTLKEKEDNIKKRLEDLVLEEKKADSLRSFLETKEKELLVLEGKLNARERVEIQKLLDEQRAILDAKMQEFELELEEKRKSLNEEFSSKLDDVEQRKVKINHEKEKLKKQEQVLDKRQERLNEKEKDIETKTKTCKEIEKAVKADEKRLEAEKQQIIADQERLQILRDEIEKVRNENTQQKQQIHEESEKLRITKNERSEHLHMQSQLKQEIENYRVQKELLLKEGEDLKQERDKFEKEWEVLDDKRADVSRELRQIVEEREKLEKLQHSEEERLKKEKHAMHENIKRELEALQQEKESFASLMKHEQLALSEKAENEHSQMLQEFELQRRDLETDLQKRREQMEKHLQEMETAFEEEREKVHNNINHLNEVAERQWEEVKSEKHRIQKEREELKLNQKQLEVNQLEMRKDIDELGSLSRKLKQQRGQFIEERRRFLAFVETLKSCKSCGEITREFVFSDLQVPEMEDRELPRLDDEFLKSSQGNVVASDLGLSDSGARMSWLRKCTSKILNLSPGKKIEHVTAPVLTEALPPSTILVNVEQYKKVPSMLVNKGAKGHGILENEPQSSFGMATETFDVHQLQSDSIIREVDNTCAPSIDDHSYMDSKVQEVPEDSLQSELKSGRRKPGRKGKSGVYRTRSVKAVVEEAKVFLRETPGKTELNANVQPKDIDPVNEESRGDSSHTQNVASRNARKRQHEQTSRITESEQGAGNSEEHSESVTTGGRRKRRQTAVPVVQTSGEKRYNLRRHKMEGHRSTHLS; encoded by the exons CTTTATGACTACCAGTACAACATGGGGCTTCTCTTGATTGAGAATAAAGAGTGGACATCGAAGTACGAAGAATTGAGGCAGGCACAAGCAGAAACTGAGGAGATCCTCAAACGTGAACAGTCTGCACACTTGATTGCATTATCTGAAGTTGAGAAGCGAGGGGAGAATTTGAGAAAAGCATTGAGTGCTGAGAAGCAGTGTGTGAGAGAT CTTGAAAAGGCTCTGCGTGAAATTCAAGAGGAGCGTGACCAAGTTAAGCTTGCATCTGAGACAAAGTTGACTAATGCAGATGCTTTGGTTGTTGGAACTGAAGAGAAATCTTTGGAGGTCGAGGAAAAATTGCATGCTGCTGAAGCCAAGCTTGCTGAGGTAAACCGAAAGAGGTCAGAATTGGAGATGAGATTGCAAAAGGTGGAGGCTCATGAAAGTGTTCTCCAGAGGGAGCGTCTATCCTTAACAACTGA GCAAGAAGCACATaaggaaattttttataaacaaagAGAAGACTTGCGAGAGTGGGAGAGGAAACTACAGGAAGGGGAGGAGAGGCTATGCAAGAGCAGAAGAATCTTTAATGAAAGAGAGGAGAGGACTAATCAAGTAGATGCAACTCTTAAGCAGAAAGAGAGGGACCTCGAAGAGGCTCAAAAGAAGATCGATTTATCTAACTCAACATTGAAAGAGAAGGAAGATAATATCAAGAAAAGACTGGAGGACTTGGTTTTAGAAGAGAAA AAAGCCGACTCTCTGAGAAGCTTCCTTGAGACGAAGGAGAAGGAATTACTTGTGTTGGAAGGAAAGCTTAATGCTAGAGAAAGA GTGGAGATTCAGAAGCTTCTTGACGAGCAAAGGGCTATTCTGGATGCAAAAATGCAGGAGTTTGAGCTGGAgctagaagaaaaaaggaaatccCTTAATGAGGAATTTAGTAGCAAGTTAGATGATGTGGAGCAGAGGAAGGTTAAGATCAACCATGagaaagaaaagttgaaaaaacaAGAGCAGGTGTTGGATAAGAGACAAGAGAGATTGAATGAGAAAGAGAAGGACATTGAGACTAAGACGAAAACTTGTAAAGAGATAGAAAAGGCTGTGAAAGCTGATGAGAAAAGGCTGGAGGCAGAAAAGCAACAAATAATTGCTGATCAAGAGAGACTGCAAATTCTCAGAGATGAGATTGAGAAGGTAAGGAATGAGAATACTCAGCAGAAGCAGCAAATTCATGAAGAGAGTGAGAAACTGAGGATaactaagaacgagaggtcagAACATCTCCATATGCAGTCACAATTGAAACAGGAGATAGAGAATTACAGAGTTCAAAAGGAGCTGCTTTTGAAGGAAGGTGAAGATTTAAAACAAGAACGAGACAAGTTTGAGAAAGAGTGGGAAGTGTTGGATGATAAAAGAGCTGATGTTAGTAGGGAGCTAAGGCAAATtgttgaagagagagaaaaattggAGAAATTGCAGCACTCTGAAGAAGAAAGGttgaaaaaagagaaacatgcaatgcatgaaaaTATAAAGAGGGAGTTGGAAGCTCTTCAACAGGAGAAAGAATCGTTTGCTTCCTTAATGAAGCATGAACAACTAGCTTTGTCTGAGAAAGCTGAGAATGAGCATAGTCAAATGCTTCAAGAGTTTGAATTGCAGAGAAGGGATCTTGAGACTGATTTGCAGAAAAGACGTGAACAAATGGAGAAGCACCTGCAGGAAATGGAAACAGCTTTtgaggaggagagagagaaagtgcataataatattaatcaTTTGAATGAAGTTGCTGAGAGGCAATGGGAAGAAGTGAAGTCTGAAAAGCATAGAATACAGAAGGAAAGAGAGGAACTTAAATTGAACCAGAAGCAGCTGGAAGTAAACCAACTTGAAATGCGTAAAGATATTGATGAGCTTGGCAGTCTTAGCAGGAAGCTCAAGCAGCAGCGGGGACAGTTTATTGAGGAAAGAAGACGCTTCCTTGCGTTTGTTGAGACGCTGAAGAGTTGCAAAAGTTGTGGGGAAATCACAAGGGAGTTTGTTTTCTCTGATCTCCAAGTACCTGAAATGGAAGATAGGGAGCTGCCGAGGCTGGATGATGAATTTTTGAAGAGCTCTCAAGGCAACGTAGTTGCTTCTGATTTGGGACTTTCAGACTCTGGTGCTCGCATGTCATGGCTACGAAAATGCACCTCAAAGATTTTAAACTTATCGCCAGGTAAAAAAATTGAGCATGTTACTGCTCCAGTTTTGACAGAGGCGTTGCCACCATCGACCATATTGGTCAATGTAGAACAATATAAAAAGGTGCCTAGTATGCTTGTCAACAAAGGAGCCAAAGGGCATGGTATTTTAGAGAATGAACCACAATCATCTTTTGGGATGGCCACTGAGACTTTTGATGTCCACCAGCTCCAATCTGATAGCATCATCAGAGAGGTGGATAATACGTGTGCTCCATCCATTGATGATCATAGCTACATGGACAGTAAGGTACAAGAAGTTCCAGAAGATTCCCTGCAATCAGAACTGAAGAGTGGTCGGCGCAAGCCTGGGAGGAAGGGCAAGTCAGGAGTGTATAGAACACGCTCTGTGAAGGCGGTTGTTGAAGAGGCAAAAGTTTTTCTCAGGGAAACCCCAGGAAAAACAGAACTGAATGCTAATGTCCAGCCTAAAGATATTGACCCTGTCAATGAGGAAAGCAGGGGTGATTCCAGTCATACTCAGAACGTAGCTAGTAGGAATGCAAGGAAAAGGCAACATGAACAAACCTCAAGGATAACAGAGAGTGAGCAGGGCGCGGGCAATAGTGAAGAGCATTCTGAAAGTGTCACAACTGGTGGACGCAGAAAGAGGCGGCAAACAGCTGTTCCAGTTGTGCAAACTTCAGGAGAGAAGCGATACAATCTCAGGCGACATAAGAT GGAAGGTCACCGAAGCACACACCTCAGCTGA